The proteins below are encoded in one region of Parvicella tangerina:
- a CDS encoding vWA domain-containing protein yields the protein MKLMYPEYLWGLLALSIPIIIHLFNFRKFQKVYFSNIDLLKEVKLETKSKSRLKHLIILALRLLAISALVLAFAQPYIPVNQEQKHGENVVSIYIDNSHSMDSKGVNGFRLELAKEQSENIVNNYGPTDLFQIITNDFEGRHQRLYNKQEAIQLINEIEPSFQSRTFSEIYARQTDLLKHESANKFAYWLSDFQEYACDFNSIQPDSSLALYGIPYENKSSQNLYIDSIWFETPVRKSGVEDHVNALVHNEGDKELEFKVNLEVNGSNQAFVNYTIAPGQKLTCEIPFTVHTNGVQHARLSLNDYPDADLTFDDDYFFSYYIQPAVKILHLHTKGLMNDSAGFFGALYGNDPDFLFKNEQLSTFDFSTLGSYDLVILNGITSFSNGLINELKSYNSAGGSICIYPSANADIGSYNELLQPIASITLSPQITAQNKVSNLAKEHPIFDGIFELVPDNIDLPTVNLSYPLGLPSSSYAIPLYTLQDGNPFFVFHSSLKGSVSICSTPLDEQFGNWPKHALFVPTMLRIAEFSKFRPHYDYTIGKDITVDAPNTIAVSDEVSIEGVESDFSFLPEIKITNQSANFIVHNQIKSAGSYNVNVNGNTADGIAFNYSRDESQLQFLSGDQLLEAMANSDLNSTFSIIEGADSSDGIALESVVNGQKYWWHLLLAALIFLALEIAVYRLLK from the coding sequence ATGAAGTTGATGTATCCAGAATATCTGTGGGGGTTGCTAGCCTTGAGCATTCCGATCATCATTCATCTTTTTAACTTTAGAAAATTTCAAAAGGTTTACTTCTCGAATATTGATCTGCTCAAAGAAGTTAAACTTGAAACAAAGTCAAAATCAAGACTTAAACACCTCATTATTCTTGCGTTAAGGTTGCTAGCTATCTCAGCGCTGGTACTAGCTTTTGCCCAACCCTATATTCCTGTTAACCAAGAACAAAAGCATGGAGAAAATGTGGTCTCAATTTACATTGACAACAGTCACAGTATGGACTCCAAAGGAGTAAATGGGTTTCGTCTGGAATTAGCGAAAGAGCAATCAGAGAATATTGTCAACAACTACGGGCCTACAGACCTTTTTCAGATCATCACGAATGATTTTGAAGGAAGACATCAGCGCCTCTACAATAAGCAAGAAGCAATTCAATTGATCAACGAAATCGAGCCTTCATTTCAGTCCAGAACTTTCAGTGAAATCTATGCCAGACAAACGGACCTACTGAAGCATGAGTCTGCGAACAAGTTTGCCTATTGGTTATCAGACTTTCAGGAATATGCTTGCGATTTCAATAGTATTCAGCCAGATAGTAGTTTAGCTTTATATGGAATACCCTATGAAAACAAGAGTAGTCAAAACTTATATATTGACAGCATTTGGTTTGAGACGCCTGTGCGAAAGTCGGGGGTTGAGGATCATGTTAATGCCTTAGTTCATAATGAAGGAGACAAAGAATTAGAGTTTAAGGTCAATCTGGAGGTTAATGGAAGTAATCAAGCATTTGTGAATTACACGATTGCTCCTGGACAAAAATTAACCTGTGAAATTCCTTTTACTGTTCACACAAACGGGGTTCAACATGCGCGTCTTTCCTTAAACGACTACCCTGATGCCGACCTTACCTTCGATGATGATTATTTCTTTTCGTATTACATTCAGCCTGCTGTGAAGATTCTCCACCTTCACACTAAAGGCTTGATGAATGATAGTGCTGGTTTTTTTGGAGCACTCTATGGTAATGATCCAGACTTTCTTTTTAAGAATGAACAACTCTCCACCTTCGACTTTTCTACTCTTGGTTCTTATGATCTCGTAATTCTCAATGGAATAACTTCATTTTCCAATGGCTTGATCAATGAACTGAAATCGTATAACAGTGCTGGCGGCAGCATTTGTATTTACCCATCAGCAAATGCAGACATAGGTTCCTACAATGAATTGCTTCAACCCATCGCTTCGATCACACTGTCTCCTCAGATTACGGCCCAGAACAAAGTTTCAAATCTCGCTAAAGAGCACCCAATATTTGACGGAATATTTGAACTCGTTCCAGATAACATAGACTTACCTACAGTCAACCTCTCCTATCCATTAGGCTTGCCTAGTTCCAGCTACGCCATTCCATTATACACACTGCAAGATGGAAATCCATTCTTTGTTTTTCACAGTTCCTTGAAAGGCAGTGTTTCCATTTGTAGCACTCCTTTAGATGAACAATTCGGGAACTGGCCAAAGCATGCACTGTTTGTCCCAACAATGTTAAGGATAGCTGAATTCTCAAAATTCCGTCCGCACTATGATTATACTATCGGAAAAGATATCACCGTTGATGCTCCCAACACCATTGCAGTTTCTGACGAAGTTTCCATTGAAGGTGTTGAAAGCGACTTCTCTTTTTTACCCGAGATCAAGATCACCAACCAATCTGCTAATTTTATTGTACATAATCAAATCAAATCAGCAGGTAGCTATAATGTTAATGTTAATGGAAATACGGCAGATGGTATTGCATTTAATTACAGTCGGGATGAATCGCAGCTACAATTCTTAAGCGGAGACCAATTATTAGAAGCCATGGCTAATTCTGACCTCAACAGCACTTTCAGTATTATTGAAGGTGCAGATAGTAGTGATGGTATTGCTTTAGAAAGTGTAGTTAATGGTCAAAAATACTGGTGGCACTTACTTTTAGCTGCTCTGATCTTTTTAGCATTAGAAATAGCTGTTTACCGTCTTCTTAAATAA
- the mltG gene encoding endolytic transglycosylase MltG, with the protein MKKIILLLVLAVLGVGVYIAYPYIKAYQIKDKATHVEEYESNRITFKKGMSINELAHLLQEEKIIENADDLILLAEMKQQADLVLEIEELVVEKEKWKTYNDLLNNVIVQNGSEMNTVDVQYNNVKSIEDVAGKLTRNIELDSAELADFLLDPETRNSLGFTELSYPTFFIPVKFEVYKDISKEEMLEKLKDYYKSFWNEERKAKAAALGYSQSEITILASIVYEEQKVKFDEQPKIAGLYLNRLKKGWLLQADPTVKYAIGDPSIKRLLYKHLEYESPYNTYLYTGLPPGPISFPEAQTIDAVLNYEDHEYMYMCAKPEYSGYHNFSKTLNQHNVYAKAYQKWLDQEGIQ; encoded by the coding sequence ATGAAAAAGATTATTCTGCTTTTAGTGCTGGCAGTTTTAGGAGTTGGGGTATACATTGCGTATCCTTACATAAAAGCCTATCAAATCAAGGATAAAGCAACGCATGTTGAGGAATACGAATCCAACAGAATAACTTTCAAGAAAGGAATGTCAATCAATGAGCTTGCACACCTACTTCAGGAGGAGAAGATCATTGAAAATGCGGATGACCTTATTCTATTAGCTGAAATGAAGCAGCAGGCAGACTTGGTGCTAGAGATAGAAGAACTTGTAGTTGAAAAGGAAAAGTGGAAAACGTATAACGACTTGCTGAATAATGTCATTGTGCAGAACGGTAGTGAGATGAATACCGTGGACGTTCAATATAACAACGTGAAGTCGATTGAAGATGTAGCAGGGAAGTTAACTCGTAACATTGAATTGGATTCCGCTGAATTAGCAGATTTCCTTCTGGACCCAGAGACAAGAAATTCGCTAGGGTTTACCGAATTGAGTTATCCTACTTTTTTTATACCTGTTAAGTTTGAGGTGTACAAAGATATTTCGAAAGAAGAAATGCTCGAAAAGTTGAAGGATTACTATAAGAGCTTCTGGAATGAAGAAAGGAAGGCTAAGGCAGCTGCGCTGGGCTACTCGCAATCTGAAATCACTATTTTGGCTTCTATCGTTTATGAGGAACAGAAAGTGAAGTTTGATGAGCAGCCGAAAATTGCAGGGCTATATTTGAACCGATTAAAGAAAGGGTGGTTGTTACAAGCTGACCCAACCGTTAAGTATGCTATTGGAGATCCTTCAATAAAGAGATTGCTATATAAGCATCTGGAATATGAATCACCTTACAATACCTACCTCTACACAGGCCTGCCTCCTGGGCCAATCTCTTTTCCAGAGGCACAAACTATTGATGCTGTTTTGAATTATGAGGATCATGAATATATGTACATGTGTGCGAAGCCAGAATACTCTGGATATCATAACTTTTCAAAAACATTGAATCAACACAATGTTTATGCAAAAGCGTATCAAAAATGGTTAGATCAGGAAGGAATTCAATAA
- a CDS encoding T9SS type A sorting domain-containing protein yields the protein MKKIYLSFFTLLAALGMDAQLQNMNLENWTAGTGYDDPDGWTTVNQYAGFVGASPNVVKLSSNVSEGSFAAEMFTQPCSGCASFGLPDTIPGLLTQETGYYSNTVTDVQLDYQFAPVNGDWGAISVDLTVWDATGDSAIVIASAADTIGAAMSSWTTRTIPFVFNSTSLMPDSIKIYIVSSARDLANDPTFPDPQDGTTLRVDNIKILDPASASVEESEESAFDIFAYNNIITIKTENVSSFNYEVVDLTGKMVLNGQSASAITRINAEQLRSGVYLVAIGNTVKKVVIE from the coding sequence ATGAAAAAAATTTACCTTTCTTTTTTTACGCTTTTAGCCGCGCTAGGCATGGATGCACAGCTCCAAAACATGAATTTGGAAAACTGGACTGCTGGTACTGGCTACGATGATCCCGATGGGTGGACAACAGTAAATCAGTATGCTGGCTTCGTAGGCGCAAGTCCAAATGTCGTTAAACTGAGCTCAAATGTATCAGAAGGTTCGTTTGCTGCTGAAATGTTCACCCAACCGTGTTCAGGTTGTGCTAGTTTTGGTTTGCCAGACACTATACCTGGTCTGTTGACTCAGGAAACGGGTTACTATTCCAACACCGTTACCGATGTTCAGCTAGACTATCAATTTGCTCCTGTAAATGGTGATTGGGGAGCCATTTCAGTCGACCTAACGGTTTGGGATGCTACAGGAGATTCTGCAATCGTTATTGCCTCTGCGGCTGATACTATTGGAGCTGCAATGAGTTCTTGGACAACAAGGACAATTCCTTTTGTTTTTAACTCTACTTCTCTAATGCCAGATTCTATTAAGATTTATATTGTTTCAAGTGCAAGAGACCTGGCAAATGATCCAACGTTCCCTGATCCTCAAGATGGGACAACTTTAAGGGTTGATAATATCAAAATCCTAGATCCTGCTTCGGCAAGTGTTGAGGAGTCTGAAGAGTCTGCCTTTGACATCTTTGCTTACAATAATATCATCACCATCAAGACAGAGAATGTTTCTTCATTCAATTATGAGGTGGTTGACCTAACAGGCAAAATGGTATTAAACGGACAAAGTGCAAGCGCAATTACAAGAATCAACGCTGAGCAGCTTAGGTCTGGTGTATATCTGGTTGCTATTGGTAATACAGTGAAAAAAGTTGTCATAGAATAA